A genomic region of Catalinimonas niigatensis contains the following coding sequences:
- a CDS encoding DUF1501 domain-containing protein, with product MHKEEETKQVASSLNRRTFLAKTAMGLGAAALGSMINPAFAKTNSSGGILPSPHFAPKAKRVIYLFQSGGPSQLETFDYKVQLEKMHGQELPDSVRKGQRLTGMSAGQSSLPLAGSTYSFQQYGKSGAWVSELMPYTAQVVDELCFIKSMHTDAINHDPAITFFQTGSQLAGRPSIGSWLNYGLGSDNENLPAFIVLVSKNASGQPLYARLWGNGFLPSRHQGVQFRSGNDPVLYLNDPNGYHSTDRRNMLNYLKELNQAQLSIYGDPEIQNRIAQYEMAFRMQTSVPEVTDMSDEPDWVFDMYGSDSRDPGTYAANCLMARRLIERDVKFVQLYHQGWDQHDNLPSGIKSQCKKTDQASAALIKDLKQRGLLEDTLVIWGGEFGRTNYSQGKLTKDNYGRDHHPRCFTMWMAGAGVKKGFTLGETDEFGYNIIKDPVHVHDFQATLLHLLGIDHERLTFKHQGRRYRLTDVHGNVVKQVLA from the coding sequence CTGGGTTCCATGATCAATCCTGCTTTTGCCAAAACAAATTCCTCCGGTGGTATTTTACCTTCTCCACATTTTGCTCCCAAAGCCAAAAGAGTGATTTATCTTTTTCAGAGTGGCGGTCCCTCCCAGTTAGAGACTTTTGACTACAAAGTGCAACTGGAAAAAATGCACGGTCAGGAGCTTCCCGATTCGGTACGCAAAGGGCAGAGGCTTACAGGAATGAGTGCCGGACAATCCTCTTTACCTCTTGCTGGTTCCACCTATTCTTTTCAACAATATGGAAAAAGCGGTGCCTGGGTCAGTGAACTGATGCCCTATACGGCTCAGGTGGTGGATGAACTCTGTTTTATTAAAAGTATGCATACCGATGCCATCAATCATGATCCGGCAATTACTTTCTTCCAAACGGGTTCTCAACTTGCCGGCAGACCCAGCATCGGTTCCTGGCTTAACTATGGACTGGGTTCTGACAATGAAAATCTGCCAGCTTTCATTGTATTAGTTTCCAAAAATGCTAGCGGTCAGCCTTTGTATGCCAGACTTTGGGGCAATGGCTTTCTGCCTTCCCGCCATCAGGGTGTACAGTTTCGTTCCGGTAATGATCCGGTACTTTACCTCAACGACCCCAACGGTTACCATAGTACTGACCGGCGTAACATGCTCAATTACCTGAAAGAATTGAATCAGGCACAGCTTAGCATCTACGGAGATCCTGAAATCCAGAACCGCATCGCTCAGTACGAAATGGCATTTCGCATGCAAACATCTGTACCGGAGGTAACCGATATGTCGGATGAGCCGGATTGGGTGTTTGACATGTACGGATCTGATTCCAGAGATCCCGGTACGTATGCTGCTAACTGTCTCATGGCACGGCGACTGATTGAAAGGGATGTGAAATTTGTGCAGCTCTACCATCAGGGCTGGGATCAACATGACAACCTGCCCTCGGGGATTAAAAGCCAGTGTAAAAAGACCGATCAGGCTTCGGCTGCGCTGATCAAAGACCTCAAGCAAAGGGGCTTACTGGAAGACACGCTGGTCATCTGGGGAGGAGAATTTGGTCGCACCAATTATTCGCAAGGCAAACTTACCAAAGACAATTATGGCCGTGATCATCACCCTCGCTGTTTTACCATGTGGATGGCAGGTGCCGGGGTCAAGAAAGGATTTACTTTGGGTGAAACCGATGAGTTTGGCTACAACATCATTAAAGACCCGGTGCATGTGCATGACTTTCAAGCTACCCTGCTCCATCTCCTAGGCATAGACCATGAACGACTAACCTTCAAACATCAGGGCCGAAGATACCGACTTACAGATGTGCATGGTAATGTGGTGAAGCAGGTATTGGCTTAA
- a CDS encoding type II toxin-antitoxin system RelE/ParE family toxin: protein MSFEVVYTDNFEKELKRLAKKPRSLKKDLEILISALELNPTQSTSVGKDCYKISMAISSKGKGKSGGARVITHMYISGKLVYLLSIYDKSDQDNISDKELEALLRFIQ, encoded by the coding sequence ATGAGCTTTGAAGTAGTCTATACAGATAACTTTGAGAAGGAGCTCAAGCGTTTGGCCAAAAAACCCCGTTCCCTCAAAAAAGATCTTGAAATACTAATTTCTGCATTGGAGCTCAATCCGACGCAGAGTACTTCTGTTGGAAAAGATTGCTACAAAATTAGCATGGCCATTTCATCCAAAGGAAAAGGTAAATCCGGTGGAGCAAGAGTCATTACCCATATGTACATATCTGGTAAATTGGTGTACTTACTTTCTATTTACGACAAATCTGATCAGGATAATATTTCTGATAAAGAACTTGAAGCACTTCTCAGATTCATTCAATAA
- a CDS encoding TolB family protein codes for MMRILSFCFCFLLWNAMYAQDGNLGVFEGHTDIGNPENDGSATYDPSSQTYTLKGSGYNIWFERDEFHYLHRKLSGDFILTANFEFVGEGVDPHRKVGWMLRESLDDNAAHVSAVSHGDGLTVLQWRVLKGAFMRDPQDEIFFPKGGFEIIQLERAGNTVTMRVAHPGEALQTIGSYDAENLPEEVFAGLFINSHNPEEVEEARVWNVRIDQPVAEGYNAYQQGMVGSRLETMNVFDGKRKVIYQSETGFEAPNWMPDGDKLLINKDGSIYTIPVEGGALEKLNTGDVNRNNNDHGISFDGKTLAISSSSEGTSSRVYVLPLEGGTPTLVTDESPSYWHGWSANNKEVYYVAQREGSEAYNIYKKAINGKSEEVKLTDSKAHVDGPEATPDGKFIYYNSSATGTMQIWRMKPDGSAQEQVTFDEYNDWFPHISPDGKWIAFLSFDTSVAPTDHPFYKRVMLRLMPASGGAPRVIAYLYGGQGTINVPSWSPDSKHIAFVSNSRTLDYSVEESTVSGE; via the coding sequence ATGATGAGAATTTTATCTTTTTGTTTTTGCTTTCTACTGTGGAACGCTATGTATGCTCAGGATGGAAACCTGGGCGTTTTTGAAGGCCACACAGATATTGGAAATCCTGAAAATGACGGTTCAGCTACCTACGATCCTTCTAGCCAGACTTACACCTTGAAAGGTTCAGGTTATAACATCTGGTTTGAAAGAGATGAGTTCCATTATCTTCATCGTAAATTGTCCGGAGATTTTATCCTAACCGCTAATTTTGAATTTGTAGGCGAAGGCGTAGACCCTCACCGCAAAGTAGGCTGGATGCTTCGCGAATCGCTAGACGATAATGCAGCCCACGTGAGTGCAGTGTCTCATGGTGATGGTTTAACGGTACTTCAGTGGCGTGTGCTGAAAGGGGCATTTATGAGAGATCCGCAGGATGAAATCTTCTTTCCAAAAGGAGGTTTTGAGATTATCCAACTTGAACGTGCCGGAAATACAGTGACTATGAGGGTAGCTCATCCCGGCGAGGCTTTACAGACTATCGGTTCCTACGATGCTGAAAATCTACCTGAAGAAGTATTTGCCGGTCTTTTCATCAACTCGCATAATCCTGAGGAAGTGGAAGAGGCCAGGGTATGGAATGTGCGTATTGATCAACCTGTGGCGGAAGGCTATAATGCCTATCAGCAAGGCATGGTCGGTAGCCGCCTGGAAACGATGAATGTCTTTGATGGTAAAAGAAAAGTTATCTATCAATCCGAAACCGGTTTTGAAGCTCCCAACTGGATGCCTGATGGAGATAAGCTTCTGATTAATAAAGACGGATCAATCTATACTATTCCGGTAGAAGGAGGAGCACTGGAAAAGCTGAACACAGGGGATGTCAACCGAAATAACAATGACCACGGCATTTCTTTTGACGGCAAAACCCTGGCGATCAGCAGCAGTAGTGAAGGCACAAGTTCAAGAGTATATGTGCTTCCCCTGGAAGGAGGAACACCAACCCTGGTGACTGATGAGTCACCATCTTACTGGCACGGCTGGTCGGCCAACAACAAAGAAGTATATTATGTAGCCCAACGGGAAGGCTCTGAAGCCTACAATATTTACAAAAAAGCGATTAATGGTAAATCTGAGGAAGTAAAACTAACCGATAGCAAAGCCCATGTGGATGGTCCGGAAGCTACTCCGGATGGTAAGTTCATCTATTACAACAGCAGTGCTACCGGCACCATGCAAATCTGGCGAATGAAACCGGATGGCTCAGCGCAAGAACAGGTTACCTTTGATGAATACAACGACTGGTTTCCGCACATTTCTCCGGATGGCAAATGGATTGCTTTTCTTTCGTTTGACACCAGTGTAGCACCTACAGATCATCCTTTTTACAAGCGCGTCATGCTTAGACTGATGCCTGCTTCCGGTGGTGCTCCCCGGGTGATCGCTTATCTATACGGAGGACAGGGCACGATCAATGTGCCTTCCTGGTCGCCGGATAGTAAGCACATTGCCTTTGTAAGCAATTCCAGGACTCTGGATTATTCAGTGGAAGAAAGCACTGTGAGTGGGGAATGA